One genomic window of Salvia miltiorrhiza cultivar Shanhuang (shh) chromosome 4, IMPLAD_Smil_shh, whole genome shotgun sequence includes the following:
- the LOC131022680 gene encoding uncharacterized protein LOC131022680, with the protein MANSSEEFRLALPGVSHDGRLPRQYLAEGQGAKKNISPPVEWYNVPEGAKNLALVVRDIDAPDPEGPLVPFNIWVVAGIPPAIKGLPEGFSGKEEEAGGEYAGIKEGTNDLKKHGWQTPKMPTPGHRIEFKLLALDQELNLGNKVTADKLLESSEGHVLGEAVFIVKS; encoded by the exons ATGGCGAATTCAAGCGAGGAATTCCGGTTAGCGCTGCCGGGCGTGAGCCACGACGGACGATTGCCCCGCCAATACCTGGCGGAGGGACAGGGGgcgaaaaaaaatatttcgcCCCCCGTTGAATGGTACAACGTGCCAGAGGGGGCCAAGAACCTGGCCCTCGTGGTGCGGGACATTGACGCGCCCGACCCTGAGGGCCCCCTCGTCCCGTTCAATATCTGGGTGGTGGCCGGCATCCCGCCGGCGATCAAGGGGCTGCCGGAGGGGTTTTCCGGCAAGGAGGAGGAGGCCGGCGGGGAGTATGCCGGGATCAAGGAAGGGACGAATGATCTCAAGAAGCATGGCTGGCAGACGCCGAAGATGCCCACCCCCGGCCACCGGATTGAGTTCAAGCTTCTTGCATTGGACCAGGAGTTGAATCTTGGCAATAAG GTGACGGCGGACAAGTTATTGGAATCAAGTGAAGGGCATGTTCTCGGCGAGGCCGTTTTCATAGTTAAATCCTAA